The Rhodovastum atsumiense genome includes the window GCCGGAGGGGGCGACAGCAGCCCCTGTCTCTCCGCCTCCCGCAGCCGGGCGAGCGCGACGTTGCGCGTCCACCCTGCCCGCTCCGCGACTTCCCAGACTGCCGATCGGCGCCCGGTGCAGACGTGCTGCCCCATGGGGACAGCACCTTCCGCAACGGCCAGCTTGTGGAGGCCGGCCGCGCGCTGCACGTCGTCCGTCACAGCACCCGCCCCGCGATCCGAGCCTGGACGGCCACCACCGCCGCATCAATCAGGCGCGGGCCAACATAGGAGATGCTGATGATCAGGGCGAACCGCGGGAACCCGAGCAGCCCCAACCATTCACCGAGCCCCTGGCCGATCCACCCCATTCCGATTGCTGTCGGCACCTCCCACAGCAGGCTCCACCCGAGGGGGCGCCGGTGCGCAGCCAAGGCCAGGAGCCGGCCGAGCAACCCCAGGCCGCCAGCCGTCGCCGCCGTGTGCGCGATGTCGCGCCACGTCTGGTCGTCCATATCGATTTCCTTGTGAGGGGAGCGGCCACCAGAAGGCCGCAGGTCAGCCGATCAGGCTGGGCCGAGGATCAGGTCCCGGCGGGATAGTCGGGCCGCGCCGGCAGCGCGGTGGAGCTGGTGTCCGTGCCGTTGACGATCGCGCGCAGCGCCTGCACGTAGGTCAGCCATTCGGCCGGGAATGCAACGCCAGCCTTAAAGCAACGCAGCGCCGTGATGTCGGATCCGTCCAGTGCAGCCCGTGCTGCAGAGACGAGATCCACAATCACCGGGGATGGCGCGGCAAATGTCCAAGTGCCGTCAGTCTGTTTCGACGCCACATCTCCAGCGGAGGCCGTGGTGCCAGCGGCCAACTCTGCCCAGGTCCAATCGCTGTGAACGTCGAATTTGGCGTCGGCAACCTGCGCCACCATGCCAGCCGGGGAGATCAGTGCGTATGCCATAGGTCAATACTCGATGATGACAAGGCCAGCAGCGCCGGCTCCACCGGAAACAGCGGCGCCAGAACCGCTGGATCCGCCACCGCCACCTCCGCCAGGGAAGGGGCCTGACGATCCGGTGGACGTGCCGGTTACGAACGGGGCAGATCCGGATCCGAACGCCCCCCCGCCAGTCCCGCCCGCAGGAGCCGTTCCAATCAGCGACCCAGACTGGCCGGTCTGCCCACTGATATTGATCTGTCCGCCGGTAGCTGTCCCGCCATACCCATAGGTGCCCAACCCGCTCGCCCCAACAGCGCCCCAAGATGCGCCGCCGGCGGTGAGCAGCGATCCGACAGATGATGCACCGCCGTTCGTGCCGTTCGCACCGGCCGCTGCGGTGCCACCGGAACCCACCGTAATCGCCAATGCCTGGCCAGAGGTGACAGTGTAGGTTCCCTCGGCATAGGCACCACCGCCGCCACCGCCACCAGCCGAGGACGAGCCGGTTGCCCCGCCCCCACCTCCGCCGCCCCCCCAAGCGCGTGCACGAATGCGGGTCACGCCGGCCGGGACAGTCCAGGCAGCATTCGCCGTGAACACCTGCATGTTTGCGAAGCCCGGGACCATGCCGGCCCCGAGTTTCGCCGGGATAATGGGTGCCTGCGAATGCCGGACGATATTCCCGGCCGTGATCGTGGTCTGCCCGTAGGCGATGGTGATGATATAGAGGGGCACATAGCCGCTGTCGGCCGATGGCGTGGCCTGGCTGCCCGTGGTCGCCGCCGCACCGGCCTTCAGGCCGAGGGTAACGGTCTGCGGCCTACGCGTGTTCTGCGCCGCGCCGCTGTTGTTCGGGCCGACGTAGGGCACGCCTGGGTTGGCCGCGTTGTAGTAGGGCAGCGCCACCGGAGTGCCGTCCGTCTCGCCCAGCGTGGCCTGCACGAGGTAGTTGCGGGACTGACCGGCCGTGGTCGGCGCCGACAGGGGGCCGAGTGCCGTGGTCCCGAGATTGATACCCTGCTTGACGAGGTTCGAGGAATCCGCCGCGAGCGATCCGAACGCGCTGTCATCGACGGTATCGAGGGCAATGATGCTGCCCGGCCCGACCTGCACGCTCAGCGACGCCGGCGAGGTCGGAGTGCACGCGAGCCCGTCAACCAGCGTGCTGGTGCCGAACGCGGCCTGCAGCAGCGCGCCGAGGCCGACCATGGCATCCCGCTGCGATTGCAGGACATGCGTATCCAGCGGGATTGCGCCCGGGTAAACGATCGTACGGTCCATGGAAGCTCCGATCAGGAGGTGATGCGCGCCCAGGCCACGAAACCCGAAGGCATCGTGCGGGCGATTGCGTCGTTGATTTCGTCGTCGGTCACGCGGTCGCCAACCATGTCAGCCGACAGGTATTCGATGGCGCCAGCCCCGTAGCCGCCGCCGGCCCACCCCGTGCCGCTGTAGTATCCGCCGACATTGGCGATGCCGCCGGATGTGGGACGGTATGCCTCGACGAAGCACTGGCCTGGCAGGTCCAGAGATCCCCAGCCGCCGCCCGACTGCGGAGACCAGATGACATCGGCATCGCGGGTAGCCGGGCCGCCGTTCGTATAGATGAGCGACGACATGGACGTGCCGGGTTCGATCTGCGTGCCCCACGCGTAAATCGTCGTGCCTGCCAGCAGGTTGGTCTGCCAGTAAACGTTCTGCGCGCCCGCTTGTGTGGTGATGGTGGGTAACCGAAAACGCTGCCACGTCGGCGTCAACGCGATGTCCAGCCGCGATACCTTCTGTGAGCCGGTCGAATCATTCCACATGGAATAGAACGAAACCGTGGTTGCAGCGTCGGCGCGCAGCCAGACCGATGGCGTGTATGTGCCAATGTCCGGTGAAGCGTATTTCGCGCTGGTCGCCCCGCCGGCTGTGGGCGCGGTGATCTGCGCTGCGGTCATTGTGCCGTCCGGCGCCACCACGGCATTTTGCGTCACCGTGCAGCCGCCCCAGGTGCCCCCATTCTGGAGGTTCGAATACGGGCAGTAGTTCGTCGCCCCCGACTCATTCAGCAGCGCTGCGGGACCGGACGAGTAGTCGTAGCGGGGCGTGTAGGGGCCGGCCGTATGCACGAGGCCATCGGCCCCGACATAGGTCCCAGGCGAGCCCCGGCTGTCAAAGAGAGCGACGGCCGAACCATAGCCGCAGCCACCGGCACCATACCCCCCGGTGTCCGCCGGCCGCGCTGGTTCGAACACCCGTGGTGTCCGCCCGGTCAGATCCTCAAGAACCGAGATGACCGCCGCCCGCGTCCCGCGCTCGCGCAGCAGCTCGCGCTTGATCCGCCGCCGGTATTGGGTGTCGCTCTCGGCTGTCCGGCGTTGGAGATCCACGCCGAAGAAGTCAGCGCCGATGCCGTCCAGGAACACGTCGGTTGCCGTGCTGATCCTGGTTTGGGCCTTGGTGTAGGTCAGCAGCGCATAGATACTCTCCCAGGCACTCGCGAGGCCGGACAGCAGGGCCGACAGCACCGGCGCATCGTCGGGAAACCATCGTCCGGGCAGCGCGGAGCGCAGCCGCCCGACGAAATCGGCCTGATCCCCAATTGCCATCAGGACACCGTGACGGTGGAGACACGCACGACGCTGCCGGCCGCGCCGCCGATGTTCGCCGTGCCGCCGTTGACCGTCAGGCCAGACACGCCACCGACGCCGTCCACGCCGTAGGCCACCGCGATCAAGCGCGTCCAGGACAGCGCCTCGCCCATCCCGAGCCCGTCGATATAGGCCGCGATGGCGGTCTGCACCGGCCCGACCAGATCGCCGTGCGCGTAGCCGGATGCCGCGGTCACGGTGAGCGCCACGTTGGCGGGGACCACGGTCGGCCCATGCACCTCATAGGTCCCGCCGAGGGGGCGCACCGCCTCAACGGCCGCGGCTACCGAGTCGATCAGGTCGGCGCTCGGTGAGCCGGATCCGTCGTCCACATAGACCGTCGTGTGCGCATCCCGGGCCGCGCCGGAGCCGTCCACCCGTTCGGCGAGCTGCACAAACAGCCCCTGCTGGACGGAGGTCACGGCATATTCGACCGCCGCCGGCGTCGCGCGCGAGCGGGTGTTGATGTAGTTGATGAAGCGCGTCCGCAGCGCCGCATCGGTCTCGGCATCCTCCCCGTTCGTGAAGGCCGTCGCGTTGGTGACGGTGTCCACCCCCGGCAGCGCCGCCGAGATCAGCGTGATGGTGCCCGCCAGGACGTTGCCGACCGTGCCGGCCGTCTGCGCCTGGACGGGCACGGTGACCGAGGTAGCACCGGCCGCCAAGGTCGCGCCGGCCGTGGTGGCGAAGCTGACCGATCCGTCCCCCGTCTTGACGACGGTCCCGGTCGAGATGGCCACCGCCGAGGTCGGCGCCGTGAACGCCGAGAAGGTGACGGAGCCCGTTGCCGCCGTCGCAGCCTGCCGTTCCAGGCCGAAATCGGCGACGAAGCTGTCCGCATCGTCTCCCGTGCTGGTGGACAGCCTGGTGGTGCGCAGCACCAGGAGGATCAGCCACTGCATCCACAGCGCGACGCTGGCGTTCGCCTCCAGGATCGCCCGGAGGACGGTCCCCGAGGCCACGTTGAGCAGCGAGGATGCGGACGCCTGGACTGCCGCCGCCTGCTGCGACAGCCAATCCGCGAAGGTGCGGAGGGAAAGTGTTGCCATCAGGTCACCGGAGCGGTCAGGGTTTGCGTCTCGCCGGTATCGGCATCGACGTAGCGGATCGAGGCGACCACCGTGCCGTCATCCTGGGCCGAGACGGTCACGGTCGGGGCCGGGCTGGACGCGACGGCCGCCTCCTGCCGCATCTGCGCCCGCGCGATCGCCGCGATGCGCTGTGCATTCGCCGGCTGGCCGACCATGGCCGGCAGCCCAGCGCCGTAGCCCAGGTCCCACAGGTAGTCGGTCGGGTTCGTCAGCAGCCGGCGCAGGACCCTCTCCTGCCCGGCCTGGGATCCTGTCGAAAGGGCGAGGTCGCCCGTGGCGCCGACCGAGAGGTCGGAACCCATGGTATGCGCCAGATCGGCCATGTCACTCCACCGGGTGATCCGTCGTGTTGCTGTCGATCGTCGCCGGGCCGGGCTCGACGTTGGGCACCGGGTGGTGATGGGCGTTGTAGGCGTCGCGGAGGTCGCGGACCGAACCGTGCTGCATGTCGCGGTCGGTCACATCCTGAACCGCTCGGACGTTCTGCAGGGCCTTCACATCGAGGTCGGCGGTCATGTTGCCGTTGACGGTCATGTCCCCGTCGTGGCGCCAGGTGCCGCGGCTGTAGATGGTCCCATCCGCGCAAAGGCGGATCACGCTGCCGCTCCTGTGCTGCAGGATCACCTCACCAGCGACGGCCTCGGCCTTGCCGGTGCTCGGCGCCCCACCGGAGCCCGGGGCATTCGGCGGCGCCGGCGGCCGGTTGCCATCGTTGTGGGCGAACCCGGTCACCGCGAAGGAATCACCGTCCGGTTCCAGCCGAGCCATGTCGCCCGGCATCGGGAGCGCAGTCACGCCCCAACCGCCGGACGCCGCGGCCTGGACAACCGGCAACCACCCGGACAGCACCCCTTCCGGTTGGATCAGCACCCGGACCGTCTGATCAGCGGCGTTGACCGACCGGACGATGCCCCATCGGGGCCGCGGCTGCATGCTCAGCATCTCCGACACCACGCGTCGGATCGCCTGCGTCCATCGAATGTCCATCAGGTCAGCGCCGCCTGCGATCTGGTATCGTGGTTCTTCAGGGTCACCCACATACCGAACCCGCCGGTGAATTCGATCCGCCTTGACACGGTGTTGACGTAGTAGCGCTGGTCAAAGGCTGCCCCCGTCCCCCGCAGATCCACGATGCTCCTGGGGGACAGGATCACGTCGCCCGGCCCCTGCCAGGTGATGTTCTTCTCGTGCTTGCTCAGTTCCGCCAGGCGCTTGTTCGCCTCGGCCTGCGCCTGAGCTTCCGTGAGGTTTGGGATCACGAACACGAACCGCTGCGTGGAGGTGCCGACCTGGGTCGCCGACTTCGCCGCGGCGGCGCTCTTGGCCCCGATCGCCTTCGCGACCTTCTTGAAAGCCTTCCCCTGCTTCGCGTGCCAGCTCTGGACCACCACTTCGATGTCCCGCGCCAGGGTCAGGGACCGCTCGAAGCGGATGTCCTGCACCCCGGACACGGGATAGGGCGCCCCCGGTGCGCGGGGCTGGTAATCGACCACGTAGGGGTTGCGGGTGTCGATCTCCGTCGCCGGATGGAAATGCAGCGTCTCGCCGGTCACATAGAGGTCGAACCCCTCCTTTTGGGCCAGCCACACCAGGAGTTCCCATTCCGTCGTCACGCGGCTGAACTGGCCCAGGCTTTCATGGGTGTGGTCCAACTCGTAGTAGCGGCCAGCCGGGGTTGTGGTGACCGTCACGTCCGCCTTGAGGTCATGCCGTGCTGCCAGCGTCGCGGCGATCTGCGAGGCGGTCAGGTTCTGGAACGCCTCCTGCGTTTTCGCCTCCACCAGCCGCATGGAGAGGTCATGCCCGTCCACCTCGATCCGGCCCGTGTCCGGATGGATGCTCAGGTGCTCGACCTGCCCCTGGATGAGCGATGTCCAGGCGTTCCCCCCGTCGATGCTGACCCGGATATCCAACAGCAACGTGGGCTGGTCTGCCCACCACGCCGCGGTCTGGCCACCGGGCGCGTTCAGCGTGATCTCGGCCCGGAAGCTGTCCGCCTGATAGGCGCTGTTCTGCTCCACGTCCGCCGATACCGCGCCCGGCAGTTCCACCCCGTTGGCCAGGATGAGCAGCCTGGGCGCTCGAACGCCCGCGGCCGGAGGCCCGTTCGTGCCGCTCATGACTGATCCGGCACCCCGCCGGCAGCGGACGGATCCGCATTCGGGATGCGAAGCGTAACCTGCCCGGACAGCACGAAATCGGACAGGCCGTTCACCTCCGCGATCCGCGTCGCCTGGGTCGCATCGCGCAGGTAGTCAGCGGCGATCCGGAACAGATTGCCGCCGATGACGGTGATGGTGCGCATGTCAGCCCCCAGATGCTGCGTTCCGCGCGGCCCGGCCGAGGTAACCAGTCGCCCCAGCCGCTTGCGCAGACACCCCGGACAGGTTCGCCGCCCGCGCCAGCGAGGCCACGGAACCGATCAGCCCCCCGGACGGCGCCGCAGCGGCGATGGATGCGATCCCGCCGTCCGAGGCAGACAGGATGCTCCTGGCTCCGTCCACGGCCGACGCGATCTTGGACACTGCCCCGGAGGCCAGCGACACGCCGCCGCTGACGGCGCTGACGGTGGACAGGGCGCTCACGGCCGCGCTGCTGCCGCCCGTCACCGCCGCGGCGAGCCCGGCCACCTTCTGCGCCGCGCCGAGCGCCGCCGAGCCGGCGGCGAAGATGTCGAACCCGAGCGTCTCGTTGATGTCGTTCTTGATCCCGTCGAGCCATCCCGGATCGGCTTCGGCCACTTCCTCCTGCAAGACCGTGCAGGTGATCCGGTAATCGACCCGGTGGAAGCCCTCGTCCGGCACGAAAGTGCCGATCACCACCGTGTAGACATGATCTCCCCAGGAGAGAGGGACCGCGTCGCCGGCATCGCACATCCAGGACAGCTCGCGCGCCCGATCCGACGCGTCCGGCCCGAGCATGAACCCGGACCAGGCGATCTCCCCCGGATCCGGCCCCATGGCATCGATCACCCGGTTCCCACCGGGTAACCGATGCACGACAAGCTGTTGCTGGCGAGGCCAGCAAATGCGCTCGGGCACCTCGTAATCCTGGAAGGTGAAGTCCCCAAGCATGACGGCCCCATCACCCCCGAAGAGGATGGAGGCCGCGGCGTCAACGCGGCCGATCAGGCCAGTGATATCCATTACTGACCACCCCACGGATTGATGCGGATGTCTGGTGAAGCCGGGCCGGATGGAGCGCGATTCATGTTGTCTGCGATGGCACGCGCGACGATGCGCCCGACTTCTCGCCCGTCGAGATAGACCCCCACCCCTTCCAGCCCATGCTTAACGGCCTCGGCCACCTGCCTGGACAGGGCATCGGCGCTATCGGGCGCGACCTTCACAGGGATCGCCTCCTGCGTTTCACCAACCCCACCAGATCGCACGACGGTCACGGGAACCGGCCCCTGCGTCGCCGCGTGCGCTGGCGTGGCCTCTCCGAACAGCAGCCGGCCGATTCCGCCTACTGAGCCATTGCCGAAGATCCAGGAGCCAATGTTCCCGATCTCACGCTTGGCCCGCTCAGCACGCTCGGCCTCCAGCTTTTTCCGGAGTTCGACGTAGGTCTTGCCCCAGATCGCTTCCTCGAGCTTTTCGCGCCCCCAGTCCAGTGCACTGCCGATGCCCCAGGCCGTGCCGCCGACAAGGGCAAGCTGCGGAATGGCGGCCGCGGCGCCTGCCGCCCCAGTTGTGGCGGCGCCCCCGGCGAACAGACCCGGAGCCGCGAGGCTTGCCATCTTCCCGAGCACGCGCGCCCCCGGCCTGAGGAAGAACGAACCGATGC containing:
- a CDS encoding baseplate J/gp47 family protein, with amino-acid sequence MATLSLRTFADWLSQQAAAVQASASSLLNVASGTVLRAILEANASVALWMQWLILLVLRTTRLSTSTGDDADSFVADFGLERQAATAATGSVTFSAFTAPTSAVAISTGTVVKTGDGSVSFATTAGATLAAGATSVTVPVQAQTAGTVGNVLAGTITLISAALPGVDTVTNATAFTNGEDAETDAALRTRFINYINTRSRATPAAVEYAVTSVQQGLFVQLAERVDGSGAARDAHTTVYVDDGSGSPSADLIDSVAAAVEAVRPLGGTYEVHGPTVVPANVALTVTAASGYAHGDLVGPVQTAIAAYIDGLGMGEALSWTRLIAVAYGVDGVGGVSGLTVNGGTANIGGAAGSVVRVSTVTVS
- a CDS encoding phage late control D family protein gives rise to the protein MSGTNGPPAAGVRAPRLLILANGVELPGAVSADVEQNSAYQADSFRAEITLNAPGGQTAAWWADQPTLLLDIRVSIDGGNAWTSLIQGQVEHLSIHPDTGRIEVDGHDLSMRLVEAKTQEAFQNLTASQIAATLAARHDLKADVTVTTTPAGRYYELDHTHESLGQFSRVTTEWELLVWLAQKEGFDLYVTGETLHFHPATEIDTRNPYVVDYQPRAPGAPYPVSGVQDIRFERSLTLARDIEVVVQSWHAKQGKAFKKVAKAIGAKSAAAAKSATQVGTSTQRFVFVIPNLTEAQAQAEANKRLAELSKHEKNITWQGPGDVILSPRSIVDLRGTGAAFDQRYYVNTVSRRIEFTGGFGMWVTLKNHDTRSQAALT
- a CDS encoding glycine-rich domain-containing protein, with amino-acid sequence MDRTIVYPGAIPLDTHVLQSQRDAMVGLGALLQAAFGTSTLVDGLACTPTSPASLSVQVGPGSIIALDTVDDSAFGSLAADSSNLVKQGINLGTTALGPLSAPTTAGQSRNYLVQATLGETDGTPVALPYYNAANPGVPYVGPNNSGAAQNTRRPQTVTLGLKAGAAATTGSQATPSADSGYVPLYIITIAYGQTTITAGNIVRHSQAPIIPAKLGAGMVPGFANMQVFTANAAWTVPAGVTRIRARAWGGGGGGGGATGSSSAGGGGGGGAYAEGTYTVTSGQALAITVGSGGTAAAGANGTNGGASSVGSLLTAGGASWGAVGASGLGTYGYGGTATGGQINISGQTGQSGSLIGTAPAGGTGGGAFGSGSAPFVTGTSTGSSGPFPGGGGGGGSSGSGAAVSGGAGAAGLVIIEY
- a CDS encoding phage head spike fiber domain-containing protein: MAIGDQADFVGRLRSALPGRWFPDDAPVLSALLSGLASAWESIYALLTYTKAQTRISTATDVFLDGIGADFFGVDLQRRTAESDTQYRRRIKRELLRERGTRAAVISVLEDLTGRTPRVFEPARPADTGGYGAGGCGYGSAVALFDSRGSPGTYVGADGLVHTAGPYTPRYDYSSGPAALLNESGATNYCPYSNLQNGGTWGGCTVTQNAVVAPDGTMTAAQITAPTAGGATSAKYASPDIGTYTPSVWLRADAATTVSFYSMWNDSTGSQKVSRLDIALTPTWQRFRLPTITTQAGAQNVYWQTNLLAGTTIYAWGTQIEPGTSMSSLIYTNGGPATRDADVIWSPQSGGGWGSLDLPGQCFVEAYRPTSGGIANVGGYYSGTGWAGGGYGAGAIEYLSADMVGDRVTDDEINDAIARTMPSGFVAWARITS
- a CDS encoding phage holin family protein; its protein translation is MDDQTWRDIAHTAATAGGLGLLGRLLALAAHRRPLGWSLLWEVPTAIGMGWIGQGLGEWLGLLGFPRFALIISISYVGPRLIDAAVVAVQARIAGRVL